Within the Naumovozyma castellii chromosome 1, complete genome genome, the region CTACTATACCGAGAACTATGCGTTGAGtttggaaaaatgaatggagAGGAACCTTTGGCCATCAaaacatattcaaaaacaagatgGCTATCAGCGTTAGATGTTGTGCTCAGGTTACGAGAGTTGAAACCTGTCTTGATGGAGTTAAATCGGGAGCCATCCCTGGGAGTGTTTttcgatgaagaagattttgttcTAATGGACGATTTAACTGATATCTTATCTCCTTTTCGTTCTCTTTGCGAAATGCTTTCTAATGATACCTGCACGTTGAAGAACACCCTTCCTTTGCTTATTTCCTATAAGGATAAAATAGACAAAATATTCGTTGAAAAATCGAAAAGTTCCAACCTAACGCACAGACATCTCCCAGTTTTTATTCGTTTCAGAAGGAAAATGGATAAATACTATAAAAAGTATGTCAGTATGgatatttgtttattatcatcttaTCTAAACATTGCATTTGTTGATAGCTCTGTTTTTATAGAACAGTTCCCTCGTGAGAATACcgaaatcaaaaaaagtGACCATGTAATATCCTTTGTATCACAAAAACTTACTGATATTTTAATAccttttttgaatatatcttATTATCCCATTAAGGATAGCGATACAGAAGACATGATCGGTATTTCGAGCCATGCAGGAAGAGTGTATAATGCTGAAGATTATTCATCAGAaggacaagaagaaaaaaacttggaatttgaggaggaatttgatgaattcagTATTAAGGATGacttacaagaacaaatcaGATTAGAACTTGAGCAATACCGTCTACGTGCTCTATCATTGGTCAAGGAGTATTCAAACGAGGttttatccaaatctaaAAAACGCTGGTCGCCATTCGACCGCCAAGTCCAGATGATTGTGGGGGcagataatatattctggtCAAGGCATAAAAGAGAGTTTCCACTGTTATCATTagctaataaattattccattgtATTCCATCGACATCGATTCATGCTGAGAGACTGTTCAGCTTGGCGGcacaaatatttgacaaaagaaaaagccAACTCTCAGATCAAATGTTTGAGGATCTTTGTATCATACGGTCCTTCTTACTTAGAATTAAATTGGGGTCAATCAATATCACAGATTGTACTTTAAATGATGCTTTAAGATTAACAAAGGAACTCAACTTGGaatgatatatataatatatgtCTAAATAAAGGTTACTTCTACATTTACCTGCTTACATCAATGATTTTCGCCCTATAAAAATTGTACCCTGATGCCCCCATGATTTTTAGCCATTCgggttattgaaaaaattaaggaagCCCTTAGGccaatttttggatttttctCACTTATCACGGATTTGACCTTTGTACATTGCACAACGGTCTTTTTTCCCATGTCTACTCAAACTCCCATTATCATtactgttattattatttttgttaATGTTTTAACCCCTTCGATTAGAACCCATATTGGTTCATCACCTGCTCCAAGTCCCAACTATTTCTTTGTAAGTTTCTTTCACTCAATTTCTCCAATGAATTACTGCTTATACTTCTTGATGAAAGCTGTTCTCTGGAATTATTATAATTGGCGTATCTTTTAAGATCATTATTACTTCCGATCAACGTACTACTTGAACTTATATTAGAAGACACCGACATATTCCTTTGTAAATCATATAATTTCTGGTTATGACtattataataattacCGATTGAAGCGACTGGGGTTGTTGGTCTACTTGAAATAGGACTGACGTAACCTTCATCAGAGGATTTCTTTCTATTGTTAGTTGCAGCCactcttcttctccaagatctttccaaatcaCTCCTTATTGGTTCTAGTAGGATTCTTAGATCAAGGATcaaatcatcttcagaGACTCTTAAATCCCaatctaataattgaaGTAATTGTCTTTCCATTAGATTGACATCTTCCAAAGTGAAAAGACCGTCAGTGTATTTAACCCAATGTTTATTCAATGGAGAAGAATCGTTATGGAATTTAGCACTTAGGATCAAACATGCTAGGAAGATACGATGAATGGTGGATGGTAAACCAGTAGCATCCTTTGGTAAtattctcttcaatttgtttaagTAGCAGACTGTAGTCAATAGAGTTGGTGTATAAACATTTGTGTATCTGACAAGTCTCGTTATGAATGTCATTAGAGAAGGTAGACGTGGTTGAGATGATTCAGATGGTGATGTTGGTGGAGATGGATAATTAGCTGCAGGTAGGACTTTCAAAGTGGCATTCGTGAGAAACCTTATCATGTCATCAGTGACAGGCGACTTCATTAAGATTGGTAAAGCTTTTGTGTAGGCGGACATGGTATTAGTGTGTGTTTATGATATAGTGTATTACctatttgaagaatatcaCAAGGAAAGCATATCCAGAGAGACGAAATGATCCCAGATAGTTGACCTTATTTGATTCTTATATATACTTGTTGTGCTCGAGGCTTGCAAGAGGATAACACGAAAAGTACCAATTAGTACCTTTCTTTCCGAAAGTACCTTTGCATTTGGTGTTTTCCTCTTGGCATTCTCGAATCTCTTGAAAAGTTCGCTCCCATCACGAAAAGAGCTCGAATTTCGTGTTGGTTCTTGTGGGCTGTGCGCTGTGGACAGACGCGTCAGTCGCGAAAACTAAACAGGGAATTTTCTGCTTCTCGACCTTTTTGACGCGTGAGGCAGTTTCACTCAATCTGGCCCAAACAGGTAATCCTTCACGATCCATATGACGAACGCCAAATGAACTCTTATAATCGTGCGTTCGTGGGTTCCGGATACTGGGCTGTTTCTCGTGAACACTTAGCGAACATAGTGTCATCTTCAGTAATTGTTATTTTGGCCAGGTGTATATATAAACCCTATATATCACTATGTTCTTTATACCTTAAAGTATACACTATTTTAAATTCTATAATAGTAAAACCTACTGATTCTATTTCAATCGATTTTTTTGTAACCAAGAACTTCTTTAAGCGTCTTCTTCTCAAAGCTTTCCAATATATCCATATCCAGACACGACTTCTCAACACTAGTGACATTTGCAGTGCAAAACGCAGTTCGGTCCTTCAGCATATGTAGTCGATCcttataatttcttttcaaatcagAAAGCGATCTCTTAACGTTAATTGATGTAactgaaaatgaaaataaataatccaTGGCCACGGGTAAGAATTGATGGCTGTTCAGCTTACTGGAATCTTTATTAGTTTCCTTTCTGTATTGATGCTGAACATCTATGCAAATTTCAGCtttgaacaaaaaaatttctaCATCACTTACTCTTAGTTTTTTACCGTCCCTTTGCTTGAAGTATCCGATACCATCTTGAGTATCTTCTCTACGAATCCCTTTAAGCCTTAGctttttttcaaactcTAGTGTAAAAGAACtcttaataaaatttatacaatcatcatattcttcatcGAGATGAGCGCTTATTATATTAAACACCTGGGGTTCAAAGGTGTCAAACGTAGCATCAGGCTGGGAAGGAATAATGGGGGTATCGAGCGGTACTTTAGGTTGCTCAGAATCTAGAATGTTGATGACGGGCTGGAAGCGTCCAAGCTTAACTAGAATATTGGCCAGTAAGTCTCTAGGATTCAAGACTTTATTGAAAGTTGATTTGTAATACt harbors:
- the PCL1 gene encoding Pcl1p (ancestral locus Anc_3.70) → MSAYTKALPILMKSPVTDDMIRFLTNATLKVLPAANYPSPPTSPSESSQPRLPSLMTFITRLVRYTNVYTPTLLTTVCYLNKLKRILPKDATGLPSTIHRIFLACLILSAKFHNDSSPLNKHWVKYTDGLFTLEDVNLMERQLLQLLDWDLRVSEDDLILDLRILLEPIRSDLERSWRRRVAATNNRKKSSDEGYVSPISSRPTTPVASIGNYYNSHNQKLYDLQRNMSVSSNISSSSTLIGSNNDLKRYANYNNSREQLSSRSISSNSLEKLSERNLQRNSWDLEQVMNQYGF